The proteins below are encoded in one region of Fibrella aestuarina BUZ 2:
- the arsS gene encoding arsenosugar biosynthesis radical SAM (seleno)protein ArsS (Some members of this family are selenoproteins.) — protein MKSLRASNHTLASAAAQLDVIEGDAFGKLGLPTFREQLAPIGLFPLRPTQIDIFQINVGKMCNQVCRHCHVDAGPDRKEIMTRETMQQCLDALAPTDIRTVDLTGGAPEMNPDFRWFVTELRKQGRHIIVRCNLTIIVANPKYHDLPEFFRDNQIEVVSSLPFYNADKTDRQRGQGVFADSIRAMRMLNAVGYGQEGTGLLLNLVYNPNGAFLPGSQEGLKRQFKRVLADEFDLTFNDLYAITNIPVSRYLDYLLTSGNYDAYMEKLVNAFNPAAAAGVMCRNTISIGWDGQLYDCDFNQMLDLNVNSPIRHVRDFNAEALTQRTIIVSEHCYACTAGAGSSCGGTTA, from the coding sequence ATGAAATCACTCCGGGCTTCTAACCATACCCTAGCCAGTGCGGCGGCGCAGCTGGATGTCATTGAAGGCGACGCGTTTGGCAAACTGGGCTTACCCACGTTCCGCGAGCAGCTCGCCCCCATTGGCCTGTTTCCGCTTCGTCCCACTCAGATCGATATTTTCCAGATCAACGTGGGGAAGATGTGCAACCAGGTGTGCCGCCACTGCCACGTTGACGCGGGGCCGGATCGCAAGGAGATTATGACGCGCGAAACGATGCAGCAATGCCTCGACGCCCTGGCTCCGACCGACATCCGGACGGTGGACCTGACGGGCGGCGCGCCCGAAATGAACCCCGACTTCCGCTGGTTTGTCACGGAACTGCGCAAGCAGGGCCGCCACATCATTGTGCGCTGCAACCTGACGATCATCGTGGCCAACCCCAAATACCACGACCTGCCCGAGTTTTTCCGGGACAACCAGATCGAGGTAGTCAGCTCGTTGCCGTTCTACAATGCCGATAAAACCGACCGGCAACGCGGGCAGGGTGTTTTCGCCGACTCGATCCGGGCCATGCGCATGCTCAATGCCGTGGGGTATGGCCAAGAGGGAACCGGCTTGCTGCTGAATCTGGTGTATAACCCCAACGGAGCGTTTTTGCCGGGTAGCCAGGAGGGCCTGAAACGGCAGTTCAAGCGGGTACTCGCCGACGAGTTCGATCTCACGTTCAACGATTTGTACGCGATCACCAACATTCCCGTCAGCCGCTACCTCGATTACCTGCTGACGTCGGGCAACTACGACGCGTACATGGAGAAGCTGGTCAACGCCTTCAACCCGGCGGCCGCAGCGGGCGTCATGTGCCGAAACACCATTTCAATTGGTTGGGACGGGCAGCTCTACGACTGCGATTTCAACCAGATGCTCGACCTGAACGTAAACAGCCCCATCCGGCACGTGCGCGATTTCAACGCCGAAGCCCTCACCCAGCGCACCATCATCGTCAGCGAGCATTGCTACGCCTGCACGGCCGGTGCCGGGTCGAGCTGCGGCGGCACGACAGCCTAA
- the arsM gene encoding arsenosugar biosynthesis arsenite methyltransferase ArsM, whose product MSYLDTTIDVYKQAAETPDVGLCCTTNPVWQLPGLSMPKRMLDMNYGCGSTVNPRDLVNDPTVLYVGIGGGMELLQFAYFSRRPGAIIGVDVVDEMLAACGENLIEAEAQNDWFRRDFIDIRKGSALDLPVADNSVDVAAQNCLFNIFKADDLRVALQEMYRVLKPHGRLVMSDPTCEQPMSDELRNDDRLRALCLTGSLPLQTYLNVITGIGFGTVEVRAKRAYRVLSPNHYRTNELIYIESVEICAIKDPMPADGPCIFTGRTAIYFGNDDHFDDHKGHVLLPNQPLAVCDKTAGALAALGRDDIFISPSTYFYDGGGCC is encoded by the coding sequence ATGTCGTACCTGGATACAACCATCGACGTCTATAAGCAGGCCGCCGAAACGCCCGACGTTGGCCTTTGCTGCACCACTAACCCCGTCTGGCAACTGCCGGGCCTGAGCATGCCCAAACGGATGCTCGACATGAACTACGGCTGCGGCAGCACCGTCAACCCCCGCGATCTGGTCAACGACCCCACGGTGTTGTATGTGGGGATTGGTGGCGGCATGGAACTGCTTCAGTTTGCCTACTTCAGCCGTCGGCCGGGGGCAATCATTGGTGTCGATGTGGTCGATGAAATGCTGGCGGCCTGCGGCGAAAACCTGATCGAAGCCGAAGCGCAAAACGACTGGTTCCGGCGCGACTTTATCGACATCCGCAAAGGCAGCGCCCTCGACCTGCCCGTTGCCGACAATAGCGTCGACGTGGCGGCGCAGAACTGCCTGTTCAACATCTTCAAGGCCGACGACCTGCGCGTGGCCTTGCAGGAGATGTACCGGGTGCTGAAACCCCACGGCCGCCTCGTGATGTCGGACCCCACCTGCGAGCAACCCATGTCCGACGAACTGCGCAATGACGACCGCCTGCGGGCGCTCTGCCTCACCGGCTCGCTGCCGCTGCAAACGTACCTGAACGTGATCACCGGCATTGGCTTCGGCACCGTTGAGGTACGTGCCAAACGGGCCTACCGCGTGCTGTCGCCCAACCATTACCGCACCAACGAGCTCATCTACATTGAGAGCGTTGAGATCTGCGCCATCAAAGACCCGATGCCCGCCGACGGCCCTTGCATCTTCACCGGACGCACGGCCATCTATTTCGGCAACGACGATCATTTCGACGACCACAAAGGCCACGTGCTGCTACCTAACCAGCCACTCGCCGTTTGCGACAAAACCGCCGGTGCGCTTGCCGCCCTGGGTCGCGATGATATCTTTATTTCGCCATCCACTTATTTTTACGACGGCGGCGGTTGCTGCTAA
- a CDS encoding exodeoxyribonuclease VII large subunit produces MSPIRLSDLAYTIDAVLEDSFGGKAMWVIAETSDIKNYPDRQYCFLTLVEREGNQTVAKLDAAIWRKNYPIIRQFETATSVAFARNIQLLLLVSVSYHATYGLRLEVHQIDHAYTLGNLERERQAVLDTLVRDHSQVVWLDQGQYITSNQMLDRPAVWQRIALITAPNSDGWRDFRQELANNPWGYRFVVDEYLTQIQGQGADKAICAQLEQIARADVPYDGVVIVRGGGSQLDFGAFDTLRMGVAVASFPYPILAGIGHDRNVSITDMLCHLSVKTPTKAAAFLIEQNRIFEENCLQMAYRVAEASRTALQNAREEVEWLTDRFRHGTQTYLRNRHIDLTEKATTVRHLDPINVLRRGYVMLSQEGKILTRAAQFQPGAAVQAQLADGVVDLTVAAPTESAS; encoded by the coding sequence ATGTCTCCCATCCGCCTCTCCGACCTTGCCTATACGATTGATGCCGTGCTGGAAGACAGCTTTGGCGGCAAGGCCATGTGGGTCATCGCCGAAACGAGCGATATCAAAAACTACCCCGACCGGCAGTACTGTTTTCTGACGCTCGTGGAACGCGAAGGCAACCAGACCGTCGCCAAGCTCGACGCCGCTATCTGGCGCAAAAACTACCCTATCATCCGGCAGTTCGAAACGGCCACCAGCGTGGCCTTTGCGCGCAATATTCAGTTATTGCTGCTGGTGTCGGTGAGCTACCACGCCACCTATGGGCTCCGGCTGGAGGTGCATCAGATCGACCATGCTTACACCCTCGGCAACCTTGAACGCGAACGGCAGGCCGTGCTCGATACCCTCGTGCGCGACCATTCGCAGGTTGTCTGGCTGGACCAGGGGCAATACATCACCTCCAACCAGATGCTCGACCGCCCGGCCGTCTGGCAACGCATTGCCCTGATTACCGCCCCCAACTCCGACGGCTGGCGTGACTTTCGGCAGGAACTGGCCAACAACCCCTGGGGCTACCGGTTCGTAGTCGACGAATACCTCACCCAGATTCAGGGGCAGGGGGCCGACAAAGCCATCTGCGCCCAGCTTGAGCAGATTGCCCGCGCCGACGTACCCTACGACGGGGTCGTGATCGTGCGGGGCGGCGGTTCGCAGCTGGATTTTGGTGCCTTCGACACCCTGCGTATGGGCGTGGCCGTTGCCAGTTTTCCCTACCCCATTCTGGCGGGCATCGGTCACGACCGCAACGTGAGCATTACCGACATGCTGTGCCACCTGAGCGTGAAAACGCCGACCAAAGCCGCCGCCTTCCTGATCGAACAGAATCGGATTTTCGAGGAAAACTGCCTGCAAATGGCCTATCGGGTGGCCGAAGCCAGCCGCACCGCCCTGCAAAATGCCCGCGAAGAGGTAGAGTGGCTTACCGACCGCTTCCGGCACGGCACGCAAACGTACCTGCGCAATCGCCACATCGACCTCACCGAAAAAGCCACCACCGTGCGCCACCTCGATCCCATCAACGTGTTGCGTCGTGGGTACGTTATGCTGAGCCAAGAGGGTAAAATTCTGACCCGTGCCGCGCAGTTTCAGCCCGGCGCGGCGGTGCAGGCCCAATTGGCCGATGGCGTCGTGGACCTGACCGTTGCCGCCCCGACCGAATCGGCTTCGTAA
- a CDS encoding DinB family protein: protein MKTPLLIRFNLLVLALLLTGMAQAARPITPVAQLTADWQRAKEYTKEYLDAMPEDGVGFKPTAEIRSFAEQLLHLANANYNFGAMASGKPNPMQGKSLEKMDDLKSKAALTKAVMDSYDFMIDAVKGMTDAQLAEVVKMGQREMSREVLLAKAFEHQTHHRGQCTVYIRLKGVKPPNEKLF, encoded by the coding sequence ATGAAAACACCCCTACTGATCCGGTTTAACCTGCTGGTGCTGGCCCTTTTGCTCACGGGCATGGCCCAGGCCGCCCGCCCCATCACACCAGTTGCCCAATTAACGGCCGACTGGCAGCGGGCCAAAGAATACACGAAGGAGTATCTGGACGCCATGCCCGAAGACGGGGTCGGTTTCAAGCCCACGGCGGAGATCCGCAGTTTTGCCGAGCAGTTGCTTCACCTTGCCAACGCCAACTACAATTTTGGCGCAATGGCCAGTGGCAAGCCCAATCCGATGCAGGGCAAGAGCCTCGAAAAAATGGACGATCTGAAATCGAAGGCTGCCCTGACCAAAGCCGTCATGGACAGCTACGACTTTATGATCGACGCCGTAAAAGGCATGACGGATGCCCAACTGGCCGAAGTGGTGAAAATGGGGCAACGCGAAATGAGCCGCGAAGTCTTGTTGGCCAAAGCCTTTGAGCACCAGACGCACCACCGCGGGCAGTGCACGGTGTATATCCGGCTGAAAGGCGTGAAGCCCCCCAACGAAAAATTGTTCTGA
- the xseB gene encoding exodeoxyribonuclease VII small subunit yields the protein MTYQEAYEQLTSLVDEIENETVPLDELPGKIRQATELIAFCQQRLRAVDDDYQLALQQLQKR from the coding sequence ATGACTTATCAGGAAGCATACGAACAATTGACCTCACTCGTTGACGAGATAGAAAACGAAACGGTTCCGCTGGATGAACTACCGGGAAAAATCAGGCAGGCAACCGAACTCATTGCCTTTTGCCAACAACGATTGCGGGCCGTCGACGACGATTATCAGCTGGCTTTGCAGCAGTTGCAGAAACGATAA
- a CDS encoding DUF937 domain-containing protein, with product MTLFGAFNEVLTPEILAKIALYEDEPAEKTTKAVEGLVHTVFGGLLKRTTTEIGVNQLYSQLQKSGYDGALAANLNAVLKDATQTHTVITNGNEAISRLLPAMKSSIASMISSYAGIRNSSAISLLGLTAAVVLDVLGKQVREKKLDADGLAASLFDQREAFINAVPEGLFPQLVEKVGIQQIVAGVATPAKRAAQSPPLRSTGTATRPVPPSTVSFEPDPDEDGGNSLSKWLIGLIILAALGGLGYYAWQNTQQHSASTDTGLDGALVSSDTAQSDTVARSLAVPVDTTAARPASATAGATSATTATGIGTAPTAGGDAAFNTALTTYLNDATQPKGRIFELSGVTFAPASFSLTPAAQGQINTLVQQLKARPTMQVQLQGYANDAPGLGLTNKALSFKRVNVIKQQLVLAGINYLRVDAIGLGTGVKPGDLGKQPQKKINVKIISK from the coding sequence ATGACATTATTTGGTGCATTCAACGAGGTATTGACCCCTGAAATACTGGCTAAAATTGCCCTGTATGAGGACGAACCTGCGGAGAAAACCACAAAAGCCGTCGAAGGCTTAGTACACACTGTGTTTGGGGGCTTACTCAAACGCACCACCACCGAGATTGGCGTTAATCAACTATACAGTCAACTTCAAAAGAGTGGGTATGATGGCGCGCTGGCGGCCAATCTGAACGCCGTCCTGAAAGACGCCACCCAAACGCATACAGTCATCACCAACGGCAACGAGGCGATTAGTCGGCTGTTGCCCGCCATGAAAAGCTCCATTGCGAGCATGATTTCCAGCTACGCCGGTATCCGTAACTCATCGGCCATTTCGCTGTTGGGCCTCACGGCGGCCGTTGTGCTCGATGTGCTGGGCAAACAGGTTCGGGAGAAAAAACTCGACGCTGATGGCCTTGCAGCCTCGCTCTTCGATCAGCGTGAAGCGTTTATCAATGCCGTACCGGAAGGGTTATTCCCCCAACTTGTTGAAAAGGTTGGTATTCAGCAAATTGTAGCGGGGGTAGCCACCCCGGCCAAACGGGCGGCCCAATCGCCTCCCCTGCGCAGTACGGGCACCGCCACGCGCCCCGTCCCCCCCTCGACGGTATCGTTTGAACCCGACCCGGATGAAGACGGCGGCAATTCGCTCAGCAAGTGGCTCATCGGGCTTATTATTCTGGCCGCCCTCGGCGGGCTGGGGTACTACGCCTGGCAAAATACCCAGCAACATTCGGCCTCGACCGATACCGGCCTGGACGGTGCCCTGGTTTCCAGCGATACCGCCCAGTCAGACACCGTAGCCCGCTCTCTGGCCGTTCCCGTTGACACGACCGCCGCACGCCCGGCGTCCGCAACGGCAGGCGCTACATCGGCCACGACCGCGACCGGAATCGGAACGGCACCGACGGCGGGTGGCGATGCGGCCTTCAACACGGCCCTGACAACGTACCTGAACGACGCCACACAGCCTAAAGGCCGCATTTTTGAGCTGTCGGGCGTCACGTTTGCGCCAGCCTCGTTCAGCCTGACACCCGCCGCACAGGGCCAGATCAACACGTTGGTTCAGCAGCTCAAAGCCCGCCCCACGATGCAGGTGCAGTTGCAGGGCTACGCCAACGACGCACCGGGCCTCGGCCTGACCAATAAAGCCCTGTCGTTCAAGCGGGTCAACGTGATCAAACAGCAGCTTGTTCTGGCGGGTATCAACTACCTGCGCGTGGATGCCATCGGATTGGGTACCGGCGTTAAACCCGGCGATCTGGGCAAGCAGCCCCAGAAGAAGATCAACGTCAAGATTATTTCGAAGTAA
- a CDS encoding sugar phosphate isomerase/epimerase family protein, translating into MSALAIGAGADSFAYSRAKSGVQIAYSAITWGGNDQQAITDLAGLGYRGIQLRANTFGPYRAKPSELRALLEQHNLQLAMFSSGNVEIDPAKYQSTIDQHVAHASFVKALGGSAIQLTNSARPKDRQPTTDELKRLATVMNEIGKQTADLGVQAVYHNHMHQLGETPAEVDVIVQAMNPSAVKLLLDIAHYRQGGGQPEKAVRQYRDILHSLHLKDTKSPLPDRPNDPNAYKFVELGRGNVNVPAVFKALSDINFNGWGIVELDGVPDQGRTALQCAQTNKDYITQTLKVKL; encoded by the coding sequence TTGTCGGCGCTGGCCATCGGGGCTGGTGCCGACAGCTTCGCCTACTCACGAGCCAAATCAGGCGTACAAATTGCGTACTCAGCCATCACGTGGGGCGGCAACGATCAGCAGGCAATCACCGATCTGGCGGGTCTGGGCTATCGGGGCATTCAGTTGCGCGCCAATACCTTCGGGCCCTACCGCGCCAAACCCTCGGAACTGCGCGCCCTGCTGGAACAGCACAACCTACAGCTTGCCATGTTTTCGAGTGGTAACGTCGAAATCGATCCGGCCAAGTACCAAAGCACTATCGATCAGCACGTTGCCCATGCCTCGTTTGTGAAAGCGCTGGGCGGGTCGGCCATTCAGCTCACCAATTCGGCCCGGCCCAAAGACCGGCAACCCACCACCGACGAACTAAAACGGCTCGCCACGGTGATGAACGAAATTGGCAAACAAACGGCTGATCTGGGTGTGCAGGCGGTGTACCACAATCACATGCATCAACTGGGTGAAACCCCGGCGGAAGTCGACGTGATTGTGCAGGCCATGAACCCCAGCGCGGTGAAGCTGCTGCTCGACATTGCCCACTACCGGCAGGGTGGCGGACAGCCCGAAAAAGCCGTTCGGCAATACCGCGACATCCTGCACTCGCTCCACCTGAAAGACACGAAGTCGCCCCTGCCCGACCGGCCCAACGACCCCAACGCCTACAAATTCGTGGAACTCGGGCGCGGCAACGTCAACGTACCGGCCGTATTCAAAGCCCTGAGCGATATTAATTTTAACGGCTGGGGTATCGTTGAACTCGACGGCGTGCCCGATCAGGGACGTACTGCACTCCAGTGCGCCCAAACCAACAAAGACTACATCACCCAGACCCTGAAGGTCAAACTTTAA